The proteins below are encoded in one region of Syntrophotalea carbinolica DSM 2380:
- a CDS encoding VanZ family protein, with the protein MIQISVNLRLILFVAFALIILVLSLVSAPPKIIHEVLSWDKAQHAFAYAIFTLLGGWALAPLWGALRAWRRALGVAIVYGGILEGAQALSGYRVAQFADMVANSLGAVAAYLCWRAFFKFGNITSCK; encoded by the coding sequence ATGATTCAGATTTCGGTAAATTTGCGGCTCATACTGTTTGTCGCTTTTGCTTTGATCATCCTCGTGCTTTCTCTGGTCTCTGCGCCCCCGAAAATTATTCATGAAGTGCTGTCCTGGGATAAAGCGCAGCATGCTTTCGCCTATGCAATCTTTACCCTTTTGGGCGGATGGGCCCTGGCTCCCTTATGGGGAGCTTTACGTGCCTGGCGTCGGGCCCTGGGAGTCGCTATCGTTTATGGGGGGATCCTTGAAGGGGCTCAGGCTTTGAGCGGCTACCGTGTTGCCCAATTCGCCGATATGGTTGCCAACAGTTTGGGTGCCGTAGCGGCATATCTGTGCTGGAGAGCGTTTTTTAAGTTTGGAAACATAACATCATGCAAATAG
- a CDS encoding PD-(D/E)XK nuclease family protein, whose protein sequence is MQIDHVALDALLARLEQGAMVLTVNKRLARYLRQAYDRQQQNKGCSAWISPAVYACGGWQRQMAERLGLDGKTLEPLQALRLWERAIEDDLSAMGAGLLRVPEAAREAARAHQLLSEYGVDFDSEQAGEDHRTFLRWRRRWRELCRAGGWNDPALLPGRVLEALQGGQLLLPSEVWLAGFDDLPPVIEGLCQIMQERGTAVRRWLPPACQDQVGGRVAYADVEQEVRCCARWVRHLLEGKAERIGVVVLDMTAYQSRLQRIFREELSPGALLPGADAEKAFNLSLGTPLLNEGMVTTAFELLSLGRTVSLDSLSYLLRSPFVWGHLSEQHARAVLDRELRNLRMGQLPLKQAMVHARRGFKKKLGCCDLFSRQLEMIDSLLKDAQPRLPGAWARHFATLLETCQWSKDRPFNSREYQVFTAWKELLAGMACLDAVSAPMKRGEALRLLRRLAADAVFQPEGSEGRVQVLGALEAAGMQFDALWVLGAHEDVFPAPARPHPFIPVALQRRLEMPHADAARELDFAHKVAQRLLNAAPQLVVSWPEGLDGRERQPSPLIHQLPPIVPVLAESRQPAALIQAVAGRLEQIADSSGPPIEAGSRISGGTGILKDQALCPFRAFARHRLGARALATASLGFDGLDRGSLVHRVLEWFWKDIGNWQSLTALDSAALQQLLVKYIDQALEELEAERRVPFSKSQKHLESSRLLALLGEWLAIEAKRPTFTVDTLEAWHREKFGPLTLQTRIDRIDRLADGSQVIIDYKTGLASVRDWLGARPVEPQLPLYTLGRTGSDLSAVAFAKVRRGDSGFIGIGRDDDLIPGIAATDGHRQLEAETDIATWEDLLLFWRRTLQQLGRDFCDGQAIVDPINSQKACDRCDLQPLCRISERDDFAEDEVLP, encoded by the coding sequence ATGCAAATAGATCATGTAGCTTTGGATGCATTGCTTGCACGTCTCGAACAAGGGGCCATGGTCCTTACGGTCAATAAACGCCTGGCCCGTTATCTGCGACAGGCTTATGACCGACAGCAACAAAATAAGGGCTGCAGCGCATGGATTTCTCCGGCTGTATATGCCTGCGGCGGCTGGCAGCGACAGATGGCTGAGCGTTTGGGCCTTGACGGCAAAACTCTTGAGCCGCTGCAAGCGCTAAGGCTCTGGGAACGGGCCATCGAAGATGATTTGAGCGCAATGGGCGCCGGTCTTTTGCGGGTTCCCGAAGCTGCCAGGGAAGCTGCCAGGGCACATCAGTTGTTGAGTGAGTACGGCGTTGATTTTGATTCGGAGCAGGCCGGTGAGGATCACCGGACGTTTTTGCGCTGGCGACGGCGCTGGCGGGAGTTGTGCAGGGCGGGAGGCTGGAACGATCCGGCGCTTCTGCCTGGACGGGTTTTAGAGGCGTTGCAAGGGGGGCAACTGCTGTTGCCGTCTGAAGTCTGGCTGGCCGGTTTTGACGATTTGCCGCCGGTGATCGAGGGATTATGTCAGATCATGCAGGAGCGTGGTACGGCTGTTAGGCGGTGGCTCCCTCCTGCCTGCCAGGACCAGGTCGGTGGCCGCGTCGCTTATGCCGACGTCGAACAAGAGGTGCGTTGTTGTGCTCGCTGGGTGCGGCATTTGCTGGAAGGCAAGGCTGAGCGCATCGGTGTTGTGGTTTTGGATATGACCGCCTATCAGAGCCGGTTGCAGAGGATTTTCCGGGAAGAACTCTCGCCGGGAGCGCTGCTACCCGGCGCAGACGCTGAAAAAGCTTTCAATCTGTCTCTGGGAACTCCGTTGCTGAATGAGGGGATGGTTACCACCGCGTTTGAGCTTTTATCGCTGGGGCGAACCGTTTCGCTGGACAGCCTCAGTTATTTACTGCGCTCGCCGTTTGTGTGGGGACATCTTTCCGAGCAGCATGCCAGGGCCGTTTTGGATCGGGAGTTGCGCAATTTACGCATGGGGCAGTTGCCGCTGAAACAGGCAATGGTCCATGCCCGGCGGGGATTCAAAAAAAAGCTGGGTTGTTGCGACCTTTTTTCCCGTCAGCTGGAAATGATCGACAGCTTGTTGAAAGATGCCCAACCGCGATTGCCCGGCGCCTGGGCCCGGCATTTCGCCACACTTCTCGAAACCTGCCAATGGTCTAAAGATCGCCCTTTCAACAGTCGTGAATATCAGGTTTTTACGGCCTGGAAGGAGCTTCTGGCCGGCATGGCCTGCCTCGATGCGGTCAGTGCCCCGATGAAACGTGGCGAAGCATTGCGTTTACTGCGGCGCCTGGCCGCCGATGCCGTGTTCCAACCGGAAGGATCGGAAGGACGTGTGCAGGTTCTGGGGGCATTGGAAGCGGCTGGCATGCAGTTTGATGCCCTGTGGGTGCTGGGTGCCCATGAGGACGTGTTCCCGGCCCCGGCACGTCCTCATCCCTTTATTCCGGTCGCATTACAGAGACGTCTTGAAATGCCCCATGCCGATGCCGCCCGCGAACTCGATTTTGCGCACAAAGTTGCTCAGCGTCTGCTGAATGCGGCACCGCAGCTGGTGGTCAGTTGGCCCGAAGGTCTGGACGGTCGCGAACGTCAGCCAAGCCCCCTGATTCACCAGCTGCCGCCGATCGTGCCCGTATTGGCCGAAAGCCGGCAACCGGCAGCGTTGATTCAGGCTGTCGCGGGGAGACTCGAACAGATTGCGGACAGCAGCGGGCCACCTATAGAGGCCGGCTCCAGGATTTCCGGCGGAACCGGGATTCTCAAAGATCAGGCGCTGTGTCCCTTTCGCGCTTTCGCCCGACATCGATTGGGTGCGCGGGCACTGGCTACGGCCAGTCTCGGATTTGACGGCCTGGACAGGGGATCCCTGGTGCATCGCGTTCTGGAATGGTTCTGGAAGGATATCGGCAATTGGCAAAGCTTGACGGCATTGGATTCAGCTGCCTTGCAACAGTTGCTGGTTAAGTATATCGATCAGGCTTTGGAGGAACTTGAAGCGGAACGTCGCGTGCCGTTTTCCAAAAGTCAGAAACATCTGGAAAGTTCGCGCCTGCTGGCTTTGCTTGGAGAGTGGCTTGCTATCGAGGCGAAGCGCCCTACCTTTACCGTCGATACGCTTGAGGCCTGGCATCGGGAGAAATTCGGCCCTTTGACGTTGCAGACGCGGATCGACCGCATCGACCGACTCGCCGACGGTTCCCAGGTCATTATCGATTATAAAACCGGACTGGCTTCTGTCCGTGACTGGCTTGGAGCGCGTCCCGTGGAGCCGCAATTGCCGCTTTATACCCTTGGTCGCACCGGCTCCGATCTCTCTGCCGTGGCCTTTGCCAAGGTTCGCCGCGGCGATAGCGGTTTTATCGGTATCGGAAGGGACGATGACCTGATTCCGGGGATTGCCGCAACCGACGGACATCGGCAGCTCGAAGCGGAAACGGATATTGCAACCTGGGAGGATCTGCTGCTTTTCTGGCGCCGGACCCTGCAGCAGCTCGGCAGGGATTTTTGCGACGGTCAGGCCATTGTCGATCCCATCAATTCTCAAAAGGCCTGCGATCGCTGTGATTTGCAACCGCTGTGTCGTATTTCCGAAAGGGATGATTTTGCCGAGGACGAGGTTTTGCCATGA
- a CDS encoding periplasmic heavy metal sensor: protein MNGINQALKVVVIVLLGVLVIPLNSDADRMRGGSGYHMMGSGMMSQLTAEEQKTVNDLVQKYHGPMMELKKQLFAKRAELNAVMAQEKFDAKKARSLSKEISALQSKFMDQHAEMFIEMREKGVSYYGTCMSGGRMGHGMMMNDGMMGRGMMMDGRMMDSDMMNQNRMQPEQE, encoded by the coding sequence ATGAATGGAATAAATCAGGCATTGAAAGTCGTCGTTATTGTATTGCTGGGAGTTCTCGTTATTCCCTTGAACAGCGATGCCGACAGGATGCGTGGCGGGTCCGGATACCATATGATGGGCTCGGGCATGATGTCCCAACTTACGGCCGAGGAGCAAAAAACCGTCAACGATCTGGTCCAGAAATATCACGGCCCCATGATGGAGCTCAAGAAACAACTGTTTGCCAAACGCGCCGAGCTTAACGCCGTGATGGCGCAGGAAAAATTCGATGCTAAAAAGGCTCGTTCCCTGAGCAAGGAGATCTCCGCGCTGCAATCCAAATTCATGGATCAACATGCCGAGATGTTTATCGAAATGCGCGAAAAAGGTGTTTCCTACTATGGCACCTGCATGTCGGGCGGTAGAATGGGACACGGTATGATGATGAATGATGGCATGATGGGCCGGGGTATGATGATGGATGGTCGTATGATGGACTCAGATATGATGAACCAGAACAGGATGCAGCCAGAACAGGAATAA